The Vicia villosa cultivar HV-30 ecotype Madison, WI linkage group LG1, Vvil1.0, whole genome shotgun sequence genome includes a region encoding these proteins:
- the LOC131635533 gene encoding pectate lyase-like: METNKLRLLFFYVFYLAIFPIFEAKIIHFDQHWQRRSHEATKAAHKAYQLNPHGVAASFNNDVHGMFSGFNGSRRGLTRKHPNKGPCKATNPIDSCWRCDPNWEKNRKKLADCALGFGRGTTGGKDGRIYVVTDPSDNELVNPKPGTLRHAAIQKEPLWIIFKHSMTIKLKAELLLTDHKTIDARGANVHICGGAQITLQYVKNIIIHGLHVHDNKPVSGGLMRDSMSHFGQRSTSDGDGISLFGASHIWIDHISMWNCFDGLIDVVAGSTAVTISNCHMTHQDHVMLFGASDGFSGDQIMQITVAFNHFGKGLIQRMPRCRWGFFHIVNNDYTHWLMYAIGGSTHPTILSQGNRFIAPVNPNAKEVTKRDYSPESVWKNWNWISENDLMMNGAFFKQSGKKVAMPNDDIRPKHGSFAADLTKYAGSIKCVPNKPC, translated from the exons ATGGAAACCAACAAGCTTAGATTGCTTTTTTTCTATGTATTTTATCTTGCTATATTCCCTATCTTTGAAGCTAAAATAATTCACTTCGACCAACACTGGCAAAGACGATCTCATGAAGCCACAAAAGCTGCACATAAGGCTTACCAGTTAAACCCTCATGGTGTTGCTGCTTCTTTCAACAACGATGTCCACGG GATGTTCAGTGGTTTCAATGGTTCAAGGAGGGGTTTGACTAGAAAACACCCAAACAAAGGTCCATGCAAAGCGACAAATCCCATCGATAGTTGCTGGAGATGTGATCCTAATTGGGAAAAGAATCGCAAGAAGCTAGCCGATTGTGCTCTTGGTTTTGGCCGCGGCACGACAGGAGGCAAAGATGGTAGAATCTATGTTGTCACTGATCCGTCCGACAACGAGCTTGTTAACCCGAAACCAGGGACATTGCGACACGCAGCCATTCAAAAGGAGCCGTTATGGATCATTTTTAAACATAGCATGACCATCAAATTGAAAGCGGAGCTTCTACTAACAGATCACAAGACCATAGATGCACGTGGTGCAAATGTTCATATTTGTGGAGGTGCTCAAATAACATTGCAATATGTGAAAAACATCATCATTCATGGGTTACACGTCCATGATAATAAACCAGTTAGTGGTGGACTGATGAGAGACTCGATGAGTCACTTTGGACAACGTTCGACGAGTGATGGTGATGGAATATCACTGTTTGGAGCTAGTCATATTTGGATAGATCACATTTCAATGTGGAACTGTTTTGATGGTTTGATTGACGTCGTAGCGGGATCAACCGCTGTAACCATTTCCAACTGTCATATGACACATCAAGACCAT GTTATGTTATTTGGAGCAAGTGATGGGTTCTCAGGAGATCAAATAATGCAAATAACAGTAGCTTTCAACCATTTTGGGAAAGGATTGATACAAAGAATGCCAAGGTGTAGATGGGGTTTCTTTCACATTGTTAACAATGACTACACTCATTGGCTTATGTATGCCATTGGTGGTAGCACACATCCTACCATACTCAGCCAGGGTAACAGGTTTATTGCTCCTGTAAACCCAAATGCAAAAGAGGTGACAAAGAGGGATTATTCACCTGAAAGTGTGTGGAAGAATTGGAATTGGATATCAGAGAATGACTTGATGATGAATGGAGCCTTTTTTAAACAGTCTGGAAAAAAGGTTGCAATGCCGAATGACGATATCCGGCCAAAGCATGGGAGTTTTGCAGCAGACCTTACTAAATATGCAGGTTCTATAAAATGTGTACCAAACAAGCCATGTTGA